The Mycolicibacterium cosmeticum sequence GGTGTCCAGGTCGCGGCCGTAGGCGGCCAGTGCCGCCCGGGCGAAGCGTTCGTGGTCGGCAGGCAGTCCCGGCATGCCGAACAGTGTGGCGCAAGTATCGATCCAAAGCAGACCAAATAGGCGAGATTTACCTCCCTGTTGCAAAAACTCCGGCCGTGAAACGTGCTGGAAACATGGCGTGTGATTGCTGAGTCTTCCAGTTGACCAAGCAATCTCGCCGAGGTAAGAATGGCCCGCGTCGCACAACGTCACCAGCACCGAAGCGGGTGGCTTTCGGATACCAGACCAAATCTCGGTCGCAGTAAAACCCCTCAGATAGGGATTCAATGAGCGAAATCATCGATCCACCGGCGCCGTCGGGCACCGATACCGTCCAACGCCTGAAGCCCAATGCGGTCGGGCTGGTGGGCGTGCTGTTCATGGCGGTCGCCACCGCCGCGCCCATCACCGCCATGGTCGGCAACGTGCCGATCTCCGTCGGCTTCGGTAACGGGGCCTACGCGCCTGCCGGTTACTTCGTCGCCACCATCGTGCTGACCCTGTTCGCCATCGGCTACGCCAAGATGAGCAAGCACATCACCGCGACCGGCGCCTTCTACGGGTACATCTCCCATGGTCTCGGCCGCATCGTCGGGCTGGGTGCGGGCTTCCTGACCGCGCTGGCGTACATGGTGTTCGAGGCGTCGCTGATCGGCATCTTCTCGTTCTTCGGCAACGACCTGTTCTCGTCGCTGTTCAACATCCACGTGCCGTGGATCGTGTTCGCGCTGGTGATGCTGGCCATCAACGCCGTGCTCACCTACTTCGACATCAACCTGGCCGCCAAGGTGCTCGGCGTCTTCCTCATCACCGAGATCGTGATGCTGGCGCTGATGGCGCTGTCGGTGCTCTTCACCGGCGGTGGCCCGCAGGGCTGGTCGTGGGGTTCACTCAACCCGATCAACGGTTTTCACAGCCTCTCGGGTGTGGTGGCCGGTCCGGACGGCTCCCTGATCACCGTCGCCGGCTCCGCTGGTGTCGGCCTGTTCTTCGCCTTCTGGTCCTGGGTCGGGTTCGAATCCAGCGCCATGTACGGCGAGGAATCGCGCAACCCCAAGAAGATCATCCCGATCGCCGTGGTGAGCTCGGTCATCGGTATCGGCGTGTTCTACGTGCTGGTGTCCTGGCTGGCGATCGTCGGCACCGGACCGGAGAATGCCGTTGCGCTGGCGCAGGATTCGGCGACGGCCGGAAACATCTTCTTCAACCCGGTGCATGAGCACCTGGGCCAGTGGGCGGTCGACCTGTTCAAGATCCTGCTGATGACGGGGTCGTTCGCCTGCGGTATGGCGTTCCACAACTGCGCCGCGCGCTACCTGTACGCGCTGGGCCGGGAGGACGTCATCCCCGGGATGCGCAAGACCCTCGGCGCCACCCACCCGGTGCACGGTTCCCCGCACATCGCCGGCTTCGTGCAGACCGGTTTCGCCACCCTGGTGGTGCTGTTCTTCGAGTTCACCCAGCGTGATCCCTACACCGGCCTGTACGGCCTGATGGCCTTGCTGGGCACCACCGCCATCATGATCGTGCAGGCGCTGGCGGCGTTCTCGGTGATCTCGTACTTCCATGTGCAGAAACGTCATCCGGAGACGGCCAACTGGTTCAGCACCTTCCTGGCGCCGCTGTTGGGTGGGCTCGGCATGGTGTACGTGATCTACCTGCTGGCCAAGAACGCCTCGTTCGCCGCGGGCGCGGCGGCCACGGACTGGAT is a genomic window containing:
- a CDS encoding APC family permease → MSEIIDPPAPSGTDTVQRLKPNAVGLVGVLFMAVATAAPITAMVGNVPISVGFGNGAYAPAGYFVATIVLTLFAIGYAKMSKHITATGAFYGYISHGLGRIVGLGAGFLTALAYMVFEASLIGIFSFFGNDLFSSLFNIHVPWIVFALVMLAINAVLTYFDINLAAKVLGVFLITEIVMLALMALSVLFTGGGPQGWSWGSLNPINGFHSLSGVVAGPDGSLITVAGSAGVGLFFAFWSWVGFESSAMYGEESRNPKKIIPIAVVSSVIGIGVFYVLVSWLAIVGTGPENAVALAQDSATAGNIFFNPVHEHLGQWAVDLFKILLMTGSFACGMAFHNCAARYLYALGREDVIPGMRKTLGATHPVHGSPHIAGFVQTGFATLVVLFFEFTQRDPYTGLYGLMALLGTTAIMIVQALAAFSVISYFHVQKRHPETANWFSTFLAPLLGGLGMVYVIYLLAKNASFAAGAAATDWIFAAIPWVVAVVGIGGVLWALLLKFRDPQRYAELGRTVLEEAHER